From a region of the Ardenticatena maritima genome:
- a CDS encoding CinA family nicotinamide mononucleotide deamidase-related protein: protein MNAEIITIGTELLLGQIVDTNAAWLAQRLAALGVNLYYKTTVGDNRERIANAIRLAMQRADVVLTTGGLGPTVDDMTREAIADATGRLLVRDPELVAHITALFRRWGREPSANNLRQADVPEGAQVLPNPIGTAPGLLVEHDGRYVIAMPGVPREMKRMMDEQVAPFLRRLVGEDVVIKIRVLHTVGVGESLIDEQIADLEEGANPTVGLAAHSGQVDVRITARAPNEKQADVMIAQVERVIRKRLGDAIYGADDETLEGVVAQALARFGRGVVIESNTRGEIAARLRAVAPEVVQAAEVVQPEAVSCAEAERWAQDAREAHGAAWALVVLGTAGANEGLYGEQRGETVVALALGEQVHCKALGLGGADEHSLSWVRNRALDVVRRTLLMASP from the coding sequence ATGAATGCTGAAATCATCACCATTGGAACGGAGTTGTTGTTGGGGCAGATTGTGGACACGAACGCCGCCTGGCTGGCGCAGCGTTTGGCGGCGTTGGGGGTCAACCTCTATTACAAAACCACGGTGGGGGATAATCGCGAACGCATTGCCAACGCCATTCGGCTGGCGATGCAGCGCGCCGATGTGGTGTTGACCACGGGCGGATTGGGTCCCACGGTGGACGATATGACGCGCGAAGCGATAGCCGATGCGACGGGACGCCTGCTTGTGCGCGACCCTGAGTTGGTGGCGCACATTACCGCCCTGTTTCGGCGCTGGGGGCGCGAGCCAAGCGCCAACAATTTGCGTCAGGCGGATGTGCCCGAAGGGGCGCAGGTGTTGCCGAACCCCATTGGGACGGCGCCGGGCTTGCTTGTGGAACACGACGGGCGTTATGTGATTGCCATGCCGGGCGTGCCGCGCGAGATGAAGCGCATGATGGATGAGCAGGTCGCGCCCTTTTTGCGCCGGTTGGTGGGTGAAGATGTGGTCATCAAAATTCGCGTGTTGCACACGGTGGGCGTGGGCGAAAGCCTGATTGATGAACAGATTGCCGATTTGGAAGAGGGCGCGAACCCCACGGTGGGACTGGCGGCGCATAGCGGGCAGGTTGATGTGCGCATTACCGCACGCGCCCCCAATGAGAAGCAAGCCGATGTGATGATTGCCCAGGTGGAGCGGGTGATTCGCAAGCGGCTGGGCGATGCGATTTATGGCGCGGACGATGAGACGCTGGAAGGTGTCGTGGCGCAGGCGCTGGCGCGTTTTGGGCGCGGCGTGGTGATTGAAAGCAACACGCGCGGCGAGATTGCGGCGCGGTTGCGGGCGGTCGCGCCCGAGGTGGTGCAAGCCGCCGAGGTGGTTCAGCCTGAGGCGGTCTCGTGTGCGGAAGCGGAGCGCTGGGCGCAGGATGCGCGCGAGGCGCACGGCGCGGCGTGGGCGCTGGTGGTGCTGGGCACAGCAGGCGCGAATGAAGGGTTGTACGGTGAGCAGCGTGGCGAAACGGTGGTCGCGCTGGCGCTGGGCGAGCAGGTGCATTGCAAGGCGTTGGGGCTGGGCGGCGCCGATGAGCACTCGCTCAGTTGGGTGCGCAACCGTGCGCTTGATGTTGTGCGCCGCACGCTGCTGATGGCTTCACCATGA
- a CDS encoding nitrilase-related carbon-nitrogen hydrolase translates to MNTHITAAVVQASWRRLADADEVRSELKRYLRLVRNKGADLAVLPEQFGLMLAIPLASGLRGSLVKKAIGGRGFWGKLVGALSGGAAEILGGLPAVLPRLIAEQSDVMRDTYVELLSAAAREHAVYLVGGSLYLQDEDGQVRAMSPVFDRTGDLLGWQAKFHLDPMDEAYAMPGDTLNTFETEFGRLGVLLGGDILYPELTRALAYRGVVALANPALATTPAEWQRMRIVLNARAQENQIFAAQAFLIGDNEFTPEIGDTFEGKSGIVAPVELTPRTDGILVEVGSPKAEGVVSAAWDFAALRHLWETGSAQPRRTMRSHIFHDLLHFDYQSGATIEERFHAIEETRRHPVLPAPEPTVLRPEGEWPGEAEAKRIEAYEVPEEEIAPTGDLIADVSAEADALTGPLNAEETAETEEQPSDESGEQSA, encoded by the coding sequence ATGAACACCCACATCACCGCGGCGGTTGTCCAGGCTTCATGGCGGCGGCTCGCCGACGCCGACGAGGTGCGCAGCGAACTGAAACGCTATTTGCGGCTGGTGCGCAACAAAGGCGCCGACCTCGCCGTCCTTCCCGAACAATTCGGCCTCATGTTGGCTATTCCATTGGCAAGCGGGTTGCGCGGCAGTTTGGTGAAAAAAGCCATTGGCGGGCGTGGTTTTTGGGGGAAACTGGTGGGGGCGCTCAGCGGTGGCGCAGCGGAAATACTGGGCGGCTTGCCGGCGGTCCTTCCGCGGCTTATCGCTGAACAGAGCGACGTCATGCGCGATACGTATGTGGAACTGCTCAGCGCCGCCGCCCGCGAGCACGCCGTCTATCTCGTCGGCGGCTCGCTCTACCTGCAAGATGAAGATGGGCAGGTGCGCGCCATGAGCCCCGTGTTCGACCGCACGGGCGACTTGCTGGGCTGGCAAGCCAAATTCCACCTGGACCCCATGGATGAAGCCTACGCCATGCCCGGCGACACACTCAACACGTTTGAAACCGAGTTCGGGCGCTTGGGCGTGCTCCTGGGGGGCGACATCCTCTACCCCGAACTCACCCGCGCGCTCGCCTACCGTGGCGTTGTCGCGCTGGCAAACCCCGCCCTGGCGACAACCCCCGCCGAATGGCAGCGCATGCGCATTGTGCTGAACGCGCGCGCGCAAGAAAATCAGATTTTTGCGGCGCAAGCCTTCCTCATCGGCGACAACGAATTTACCCCCGAAATCGGCGATACGTTTGAAGGCAAATCCGGCATTGTGGCGCCTGTGGAACTCACGCCCCGCACGGACGGCATCCTCGTCGAAGTCGGTTCGCCCAAAGCCGAAGGCGTCGTCAGTGCGGCGTGGGATTTTGCGGCACTCCGCCATCTGTGGGAAACGGGCAGCGCCCAGCCACGCCGCACCATGCGCAGCCACATTTTCCACGATTTGCTGCACTTTGATTACCAGAGCGGCGCAACCATCGAAGAACGCTTCCACGCCATTGAGGAGACGCGCCGGCATCCGGTGTTGCCCGCGCCTGAGCCGACGGTCTTGCGCCCCGAAGGTGAATGGCCCGGCGAGGCGGAAGCCAAGCGCATCGAAGCATACGAAGTTCCAGAGGAAGAGATTGCCCCCACAGGCGACCTGATCGCCGACGTGAGCGCCGAAGCCGACGCGCTCACGGGACCGCTCAATGCAGAGGAGACCGCCGAGACTGAGGAACAGCCGTCGGACGAATCGGGGGAACAGAGCGCGTAA
- the trpA gene encoding tryptophan synthase subunit alpha — MNRITATFDRVRREGRAALMPFITMGYPELESALDLVPALVEAGADLIELGVPFSDPLADGATIQATSQQALENGMTLARCLEQVAALRARGVEVPLILMGYYNPILQMGVARFAEEAARAGADGVIVPDLPPEEADELRAALQAQGVALIFLLAPTSDDARVCLVAERAQGFIYLVSLTGVTGARDQLPPDLADFVARVRRATDLPLAVGFGISRPEQAAMVAQIADGVIVGSALLRTIGAADDAIAAAQAFVRQLREAVGTPARS; from the coding sequence ATGAACCGTATCACTGCTACATTCGACCGTGTTCGCCGTGAAGGGCGTGCCGCGCTCATGCCCTTCATCACCATGGGCTACCCTGAGTTGGAAAGCGCTCTCGACCTTGTGCCCGCGCTGGTTGAAGCGGGCGCAGACCTCATCGAATTGGGCGTGCCGTTCAGCGACCCGCTGGCGGACGGCGCAACAATTCAGGCAACGTCGCAACAGGCGCTGGAAAACGGCATGACGTTGGCGCGCTGTCTGGAACAGGTGGCGGCGTTGCGTGCGCGGGGCGTGGAAGTGCCGTTGATTCTGATGGGCTATTACAACCCCATCTTGCAAATGGGGGTGGCGCGCTTTGCCGAAGAAGCCGCCCGCGCAGGGGCTGACGGCGTCATTGTTCCCGATTTGCCCCCCGAAGAAGCCGACGAATTACGCGCCGCCTTGCAGGCGCAGGGCGTGGCGCTCATCTTCTTGCTGGCGCCAACTTCGGATGATGCGCGTGTGTGCCTGGTTGCCGAGCGCGCCCAGGGGTTCATCTACCTGGTCTCGCTGACGGGCGTCACCGGTGCGCGCGACCAGTTGCCGCCCGACCTGGCGGATTTTGTGGCGCGGGTGCGCCGCGCGACCGATTTACCGCTGGCGGTGGGGTTTGGTATCTCGCGCCCGGAGCAAGCCGCCATGGTGGCGCAGATTGCCGATGGTGTGATTGTGGGGAGTGCGTTGTTGCGCACCATTGGCGCGGCTGACGATGCGATTGCCGCCGCGCAGGCGTTTGTGCGCCAATTGCGTGAAGCGGTCGGGACGCCTGCACGTTCGTAA
- the trpB gene encoding tryptophan synthase subunit beta, producing the protein MTEWPQGPRFGPYGGAYIPETLVPAVRELEAAYEEAQADPAFREEFQTLLRTYAGRPTPLTPARRLSEALGGAKIYLKREDLAHTGAHKINNALGQALLAKRMGKTRIVAETGAGQHGVATATVCALLGLECVVYMGAVDIERQKLNVFRMKLLGAEVRSVDAGSRTLKDAINEAIRDWVTNVRTTHYLLGSALGPHPYPRIVRDFQRVIGDEAREQILAAEGRLPDMLIACVGGGSNAIGLFYPFIQDEGVQMVGVEAGGEGIESGKHAARFADPKMGRVGVLHGTQTYVLQDPHGQIALTHSISAGLDYAAVGPEHAWLRETGRAEYTYATDDEALDALQRLSALEGIIPALESAHAVAEAIKRAPTMRPDQIMIVNISGRGDKDMHTVAAALGVDV; encoded by the coding sequence ATGACTGAATGGCCGCAAGGACCGCGCTTTGGCCCCTACGGCGGCGCGTACATCCCCGAAACACTGGTGCCGGCGGTGCGTGAACTCGAAGCCGCCTACGAAGAAGCCCAAGCCGACCCCGCCTTTCGCGAGGAATTTCAGACGTTGTTGCGCACCTATGCGGGGCGTCCAACCCCGCTGACGCCTGCGCGGCGGCTCAGTGAAGCCCTGGGCGGCGCCAAAATCTACCTCAAACGCGAAGACCTCGCGCACACCGGCGCACACAAAATCAACAACGCTTTGGGGCAAGCATTGCTCGCCAAGCGAATGGGCAAAACGCGCATCGTCGCCGAAACAGGCGCCGGACAGCATGGCGTTGCTACCGCCACCGTGTGCGCCTTGTTGGGCTTGGAATGCGTGGTGTACATGGGGGCTGTGGATATCGAGCGCCAGAAACTCAACGTCTTTCGCATGAAACTGCTGGGCGCGGAAGTGCGCAGTGTGGACGCCGGCAGTCGCACGCTCAAAGATGCCATCAACGAAGCCATTCGCGACTGGGTGACCAATGTGCGCACCACCCACTACCTGCTCGGCTCGGCGTTGGGACCGCACCCCTACCCGCGCATCGTGCGCGATTTTCAACGGGTGATTGGCGATGAAGCCCGCGAGCAAATTCTTGCCGCCGAGGGACGCCTGCCCGATATGCTCATCGCCTGTGTGGGCGGCGGTTCTAACGCGATTGGGCTTTTCTACCCCTTCATCCAGGACGAAGGGGTGCAGATGGTGGGGGTTGAAGCGGGCGGTGAAGGCATTGAAAGCGGAAAACACGCCGCACGCTTTGCCGACCCCAAGATGGGGCGTGTCGGCGTCTTGCACGGGACGCAAACATACGTGTTGCAAGACCCACACGGGCAAATTGCGCTTACGCATAGCATCTCGGCGGGGCTTGATTATGCCGCGGTGGGTCCCGAACATGCGTGGTTGCGCGAAACGGGGCGCGCCGAGTACACCTACGCCACGGACGACGAAGCCCTGGACGCCTTGCAGCGTCTGAGCGCGCTCGAAGGCATCATCCCCGCGCTGGAAAGCGCCCATGCCGTCGCCGAAGCCATCAAACGCGCGCCGACCATGCGCCCCGACCAGATCATGATTGTCAACATCAGCGGGCGGGGCGATAAAGACATGCACACTGTTGCCGCGGCTCTGGGGGTGGACGTATGA
- a CDS encoding HIT family protein, protein MRDASCIFCRILAGEAPAHVVHEDELVMVFLDINQASPGHLLIVPRVHVPYWWELDEAHAAHMGVIARPLMQALREALQPDGINILQNNGRAAGQEVFHVHMHLIPRWQNDGRLGKPPKYEPQEVMAERAARIRAALANIRQA, encoded by the coding sequence ATGCGCGATGCATCGTGCATTTTCTGCCGCATTTTGGCGGGCGAAGCCCCCGCCCATGTGGTGCACGAAGACGAGTTGGTCATGGTTTTCCTGGACATCAATCAGGCGTCGCCGGGGCATTTGCTGATTGTGCCGCGCGTTCATGTGCCCTACTGGTGGGAATTGGACGAAGCGCACGCGGCGCATATGGGCGTCATTGCGCGCCCACTCATGCAGGCACTGCGCGAGGCGTTGCAACCCGACGGCATCAACATTTTGCAGAACAACGGGCGTGCAGCGGGACAAGAAGTGTTCCACGTGCATATGCATCTCATCCCCCGCTGGCAGAACGATGGTCGTCTCGGTAAACCGCCCAAGTATGAACCCCAGGAAGTCATGGCGGAACGAGCCGCGCGCATTCGCGCCGCGTTGGCGAACATCCGCCAGGCGTAA
- a CDS encoding phosphoribosylanthranilate isomerase has protein sequence MRIPTQRAERTFIKICGLTNEDDALAAAEAGADFLGFVFYPKSPRYVTPETVARIVETVRATYGADAPRFVGVFVDEAPERVRAILDTAGLDLAQLHGSEPPAEVRMLAPRAFKAIRPQTRGDAEATTAAYAHVMPREAHVPQFLMDAYHPWEVGGTGIVADWAVGLVLARSYRLLLAGGLTPETVGAAIARVQPWGVDVSSGVEREKGRKDHARLRAFVEAVRTADAALAEQQTDQE, from the coding sequence ATGCGCATACCAACGCAGCGTGCTGAACGCACCTTCATCAAAATATGCGGCTTGACCAACGAGGATGATGCGTTGGCGGCTGCCGAAGCGGGCGCAGACTTTTTGGGCTTTGTTTTCTACCCCAAAAGCCCGCGCTACGTCACGCCTGAAACGGTGGCGCGAATTGTCGAAACAGTTCGCGCCACCTACGGCGCAGACGCCCCCCGCTTTGTGGGCGTCTTTGTGGACGAAGCGCCTGAGCGCGTGCGTGCCATTCTCGATACCGCCGGGCTTGACCTGGCGCAGTTGCATGGGAGCGAACCCCCCGCCGAAGTGCGCATGCTCGCACCGCGCGCCTTCAAAGCCATTCGCCCGCAAACCCGCGGCGATGCCGAAGCCACCACCGCCGCGTATGCCCACGTCATGCCGCGCGAGGCGCATGTGCCCCAATTCCTCATGGACGCCTACCACCCCTGGGAAGTGGGCGGCACCGGCATTGTCGCCGATTGGGCGGTGGGGTTGGTGCTGGCGCGTTCCTACCGCCTTTTGCTGGCGGGTGGGTTGACGCCTGAAACCGTCGGCGCCGCCATCGCACGTGTGCAACCGTGGGGCGTGGACGTGTCGAGCGGTGTGGAGCGCGAGAAGGGGCGCAAGGACCACGCGCGCCTGCGCGCCTTTGTGGAAGCCGTGCGTACCGCCGACGCCGCGCTGGCTGAGCAGCAAACCGACCAGGAGTGA
- the trpS gene encoding tryptophan--tRNA ligase: protein MSNKVRVLSGIQPSGRLHLGNYLGAIRQWVQGQDEKENYFCIVDLHAITVWQDPDKLRAQTRELAALLLACGIDPQKSTLFIQSHVRAHAETQWILGCVTPLGWLYRMTQFKAKSEKEKQESVSTGLLTYPVLQAADILLYDADEVPVGEDQKQHIELTRDIAQRFNHLYGETFKLPKAVIPKSGARVMGFDDPTKKMSKSEVGEYHAVYLTDSPDRIRKVLRRAVTDSGREIIFSDAPEKAGVNNLLQIYESLTGKSREEIEAHFAGKGYGDLKKEVAEVIIEALRPIQERYQVYAQDPAELDRVLAIGAERARAVAEPKAEEVKRRVGFVLPKA from the coding sequence ATGAGCAACAAAGTCCGTGTCTTGTCGGGGATTCAGCCCTCTGGGCGTTTGCACCTGGGCAACTACCTGGGGGCGATTCGCCAATGGGTGCAGGGGCAAGATGAAAAAGAAAACTACTTCTGCATTGTTGACCTGCACGCCATCACCGTCTGGCAAGACCCTGACAAGTTGCGCGCCCAAACGCGCGAGTTAGCCGCATTGTTGCTTGCCTGTGGCATTGACCCGCAGAAAAGCACGCTGTTCATTCAGAGCCACGTGCGCGCCCATGCTGAAACGCAGTGGATTTTGGGCTGTGTCACACCGCTGGGCTGGCTCTACCGCATGACGCAGTTCAAAGCCAAATCCGAAAAAGAAAAGCAGGAAAGCGTCAGCACGGGGTTGTTGACTTACCCCGTTTTGCAGGCGGCTGATATTTTGCTCTACGATGCGGATGAAGTGCCCGTGGGCGAAGACCAGAAACAGCACATTGAATTGACGCGCGACATTGCCCAGCGCTTCAACCATCTCTACGGCGAGACCTTCAAGTTGCCCAAGGCGGTCATTCCCAAGAGCGGCGCGCGCGTCATGGGCTTTGACGACCCGACCAAGAAGATGAGCAAGAGCGAAGTTGGCGAGTATCACGCCGTCTATCTCACCGACTCGCCCGACCGCATTCGCAAAGTTTTGCGCCGCGCCGTCACCGACTCCGGGCGCGAAATCATTTTCAGCGATGCGCCCGAAAAAGCGGGCGTGAACAACCTCTTGCAAATCTACGAATCGCTGACCGGCAAGAGCCGCGAAGAAATCGAAGCGCACTTTGCCGGCAAGGGCTATGGCGATTTGAAGAAAGAAGTCGCCGAAGTCATCATCGAGGCGCTGCGCCCCATTCAGGAACGCTACCAAGTCTATGCACAAGATCCCGCCGAATTGGACCGCGTGCTGGCGATTGGCGCAGAGCGGGCGCGTGCCGTCGCTGAACCCAAAGCCGAAGAGGTCAAGCGCCGTGTGGGCTTTGTCTTGCCCAAGGCGTAA
- the trpC gene encoding indole-3-glycerol phosphate synthase TrpC encodes MAPKTILEKIVRWKVDEVERHRRERPLAEVRAEMMLAPPPRDFAAALRGDHVALIAEVKRASPSKGLLRHQFDPVALARTYDAEGAAAVSVLTDQHFFQGNIGHLQAVRQAVRLPVLRKDFVIDPYQIYEARAAGADAVLLIVGILGDNDLRDFYALIRELGMEALVEVHNEAELERALAISPRVIGVNNRDLRTFEVDLATTERLRAHIPDDVLLVAESGIHTRADVERVAAMGADAILVGTSLMRAKNVAQKVREFVGVPKQKHEKLT; translated from the coding sequence ATGGCACCCAAAACCATTTTGGAAAAAATTGTGCGCTGGAAGGTGGATGAAGTTGAGCGGCACCGGCGGGAACGCCCGCTGGCGGAAGTGCGCGCCGAAATGATGCTCGCGCCGCCCCCGCGCGATTTTGCCGCCGCCCTGCGCGGCGACCATGTGGCGCTCATTGCCGAGGTCAAACGGGCGTCGCCCAGCAAGGGGTTGTTGCGCCACCAGTTCGACCCGGTGGCGCTCGCGCGCACCTATGACGCCGAAGGAGCGGCCGCCGTGAGCGTCCTCACCGACCAGCACTTTTTCCAGGGCAACATCGGGCATTTGCAGGCGGTACGCCAGGCGGTGCGGTTGCCGGTGTTGCGCAAAGACTTCGTCATAGACCCGTACCAGATTTACGAAGCGCGCGCCGCCGGCGCGGATGCGGTCTTGCTGATTGTCGGCATTCTGGGCGATAACGACCTGCGCGATTTCTACGCCCTCATTCGCGAATTGGGCATGGAAGCCCTGGTGGAAGTGCATAACGAAGCCGAACTCGAACGCGCCCTGGCGATTTCACCGCGCGTGATTGGCGTCAACAACCGCGATTTGCGCACCTTCGAGGTGGATTTGGCGACGACCGAACGCCTGCGCGCACACATTCCCGACGACGTGTTGCTCGTCGCTGAAAGCGGCATTCACACCCGCGCCGACGTGGAACGGGTCGCCGCCATGGGCGCTGACGCGATTCTGGTGGGAACATCGCTGATGCGCGCCAAAAACGTGGCGCAAAAAGTGCGCGAGTTTGTTGGTGTGCCCAAGCAGAAACATGAAAAGTTGACATAA
- the trpD gene encoding anthranilate phosphoribosyltransferase, giving the protein MSEVVRTALQKVLDGESLGAVEAEQVMDAIMHGEATPAQIAGFLVALRMKGETVDEITGFARAMRRAAVQVRPSREDVIDTCGTGGDRAGTFNISTTTAFVVAGAGLAVAKHGNRSVSSRSGSADVLEALGVNLDLTPERVAQAIDEIGIGFLFAPNLHPAMRHAIGPRRELGVRTVFNVLGPLTNPAGARAQLLGVFDAGLTEMLARVLQQLGSRAAFVVHGDGLDELTTTAPNRVSRFGTPDANGSVVTETLDPRDVGFTPAPLEALRGGDPQENARILRAILAGEDRGPRRDVVLLNAAAALVAGGVASDVREGVERAAESVDSGAALRTLDALIAFSQRVGV; this is encoded by the coding sequence ATGAGTGAAGTGGTGCGCACAGCCTTGCAAAAGGTGCTCGATGGTGAATCGTTGGGGGCGGTGGAAGCCGAGCAGGTCATGGACGCGATCATGCACGGCGAAGCCACGCCCGCACAAATTGCCGGCTTTCTGGTGGCGCTTCGCATGAAAGGCGAGACGGTGGACGAGATTACGGGGTTTGCGCGTGCCATGCGGCGCGCCGCTGTGCAGGTGCGCCCCTCGCGCGAGGATGTGATTGACACATGCGGAACGGGCGGCGACCGCGCCGGCACGTTCAACATCTCCACAACTACCGCGTTTGTTGTGGCGGGGGCGGGGCTGGCGGTAGCTAAACATGGCAATCGCAGCGTATCCAGCCGCTCCGGAAGCGCCGATGTGCTCGAAGCCCTGGGCGTCAACCTCGATTTGACGCCTGAGCGCGTGGCGCAAGCCATTGACGAAATCGGCATTGGCTTTCTCTTCGCGCCCAACTTGCACCCCGCCATGCGCCACGCCATTGGTCCGCGCCGCGAACTCGGTGTGCGTACCGTTTTCAACGTTCTGGGACCGTTGACCAACCCCGCCGGCGCGCGCGCCCAGTTGCTGGGCGTCTTCGATGCCGGGCTGACCGAGATGCTGGCGCGTGTCTTGCAGCAGTTGGGCAGCCGTGCGGCGTTTGTTGTGCATGGCGACGGGCTGGATGAATTGACCACCACCGCCCCCAATCGCGTCAGCCGCTTTGGCACGCCCGACGCCAACGGCTCGGTGGTGACGGAGACGCTCGACCCGCGCGACGTCGGGTTTACGCCCGCCCCGCTGGAAGCCCTGCGCGGCGGCGACCCGCAAGAGAACGCCCGCATTTTGCGTGCTATTCTGGCAGGTGAAGACCGCGGACCGCGCCGTGATGTCGTGCTTCTCAATGCGGCGGCGGCGCTGGTGGCGGGTGGTGTGGCGTCCGACGTGCGCGAAGGGGTGGAGCGAGCGGCGGAAAGCGTTGACAGTGGCGCCGCCTTGCGTACACTGGACGCGCTCATCGCCTTCAGCCAACGGGTTGGTGTGTAG
- a CDS encoding anthranilate synthase component II: MILVIDNYDSFTYNLVQYLAELGADVVVRRNDEITLDDIRAMAPTHIVISPGPGDPYDGGVSMDVIRTFHQTTPILGVCLGHQCIVAAFGGKVDRAERLMHGKTSQIYHDRRGIFAGIPSPFQATRYHSLVAYEPLPECLEVTAFTARGEVMAVQHKTYPTIGVQFHPESILTEYGHDLLRNFITRYRPLESAANAGATRKPSNE; this comes from the coding sequence ATGATCCTGGTCATTGATAACTACGATTCGTTTACGTACAACCTGGTGCAGTACCTGGCTGAATTGGGGGCTGATGTGGTGGTGCGCCGCAACGACGAAATCACGCTGGATGACATTCGCGCGATGGCGCCCACGCATATTGTCATCTCCCCCGGACCGGGCGACCCCTACGATGGCGGCGTTTCCATGGATGTCATTCGCACTTTCCACCAAACAACCCCCATCCTCGGCGTCTGTCTGGGGCACCAATGTATCGTCGCGGCGTTTGGCGGCAAAGTTGACCGCGCGGAGCGGCTCATGCATGGCAAAACCAGCCAGATTTACCACGACCGCCGCGGCATTTTCGCAGGCATTCCCAGCCCCTTCCAGGCGACTCGCTACCACAGCCTGGTGGCATACGAACCCCTTCCTGAGTGCCTTGAAGTCACCGCTTTCACGGCGCGGGGGGAAGTGATGGCGGTGCAGCACAAAACATACCCGACGATTGGCGTACAATTCCACCCCGAAAGCATTCTCACCGAATACGGGCATGATTTGCTGCGCAACTTCATCACCCGCTATCGCCCGTTGGAATCGGCGGCAAACGCCGGCGCAACCCGCAAACCGTCAAATGAGTGA
- the trpE gene encoding anthranilate synthase component I translates to MTREAFYALAQQGVLVPVYRELPADLETPVSVYLKLRGDAPSFLLESVEKAEQVGRYSILGVNARRRLVAYADAVDVFDNGHSRRIPLEEGRDALHVVRDELARYQPVAPLHTVRHDIPRFYGGAVGYVAYDMVRAFERLPATARDELGTPLASFLITDTLLIFDHVRHRLLAFANAHVPPGTDLDAAYDEAVARLDALEARVRAPLPPLPAPPGRSGEDFRLHTTQAHFEAAVRRAKEYIAAGDIFQVVLSQRLSRRTLADPFSIYRALRRLNPSPYMFYLDFGGDPRLALIGSSPEMLVRLQDGVAETHPIAGTRPRGRTEEEDKALETELLGDPKERAEHVMLVDLGRNDLGRVCVPGTVRVPDFFTIERYSHVMHIVSRVVGVLRPEKDAFDLFRATFPAGTVSGAPKVRAMEIIEELEGVRRGPYAGAVGYFGFNGNMDTCITIRTILMLGDTAYVQAGAGVVADSDPTREWEETLHKGRALGVAIEMAEQGL, encoded by the coding sequence TTGACACGTGAGGCGTTTTACGCACTTGCCCAACAAGGCGTCCTAGTGCCGGTCTATCGCGAATTGCCGGCGGATTTGGAAACTCCTGTTTCGGTCTATCTCAAATTGCGCGGTGATGCGCCCAGTTTCTTGCTGGAAAGCGTCGAGAAGGCCGAGCAGGTCGGGCGCTATTCCATTTTAGGCGTCAATGCGCGCCGCCGCCTTGTGGCATACGCAGATGCCGTGGACGTGTTCGATAATGGGCACAGCCGCCGCATCCCGCTGGAAGAAGGACGCGATGCGCTGCACGTCGTGCGCGACGAACTGGCGCGCTACCAGCCTGTGGCTCCCTTGCACACGGTGCGCCACGACATCCCCCGTTTCTACGGTGGGGCGGTGGGCTACGTCGCCTATGACATGGTGCGCGCCTTTGAGCGTTTGCCCGCCACCGCCCGTGATGAACTGGGCACACCGCTGGCGTCCTTCCTCATCACCGACACCTTGCTCATCTTCGACCATGTGCGCCACCGCCTGCTGGCGTTCGCCAACGCGCATGTGCCCCCCGGCACCGACCTGGATGCCGCCTACGACGAAGCCGTGGCGCGGCTGGACGCGCTGGAAGCCCGTGTGCGCGCCCCCTTGCCGCCGCTCCCGGCGCCGCCCGGTCGCTCTGGCGAAGATTTCAGGCTTCATACCACGCAAGCGCACTTTGAAGCGGCGGTACGCCGGGCGAAAGAATACATCGCAGCCGGCGATATCTTCCAGGTGGTGCTCTCCCAACGGCTTTCGCGCCGTACCCTCGCCGACCCCTTCAGCATCTATCGCGCCCTGCGTCGCCTGAACCCGTCGCCCTACATGTTCTATCTCGACTTTGGCGGCGACCCGCGCCTGGCGCTGATTGGGTCATCGCCGGAGATGCTGGTGCGCTTGCAAGATGGCGTCGCTGAGACGCACCCCATTGCCGGCACCCGCCCGCGTGGGCGCACCGAGGAAGAGGACAAAGCCCTGGAAACGGAACTGCTGGGCGACCCCAAAGAGCGCGCCGAGCATGTGATGCTGGTGGACTTGGGGCGCAACGACTTGGGGCGCGTCTGTGTGCCTGGTACCGTGCGCGTGCCCGACTTCTTCACCATTGAACGCTACTCCCACGTGATGCACATTGTGAGCCGTGTGGTGGGCGTCCTGCGACCTGAAAAGGATGCGTTCGACCTCTTCCGCGCCACCTTCCCGGCGGGAACCGTGAGCGGTGCGCCCAAAGTGCGCGCCATGGAAATCATCGAAGAACTGGAAGGCGTGCGGCGTGGTCCTTATGCCGGGGCGGTGGGATACTTCGGCTTCAACGGCAACATGGATACTTGTATCACCATCCGCACCATCCTCATGTTGGGCGATACCGCCTACGTCCAGGCGGGCGCCGGCGTGGTCGCCGATAGCGACCCGACCCGCGAATGGGAAGAAACCTTGCACAAAGGGCGCGCCTTAGGCGTCGCCATCGAAATGGCGGAACAAGGCTTGTAA